A stretch of Janibacter endophyticus DNA encodes these proteins:
- a CDS encoding PPA1309 family protein: MSFVPNSTPDQPASQPVTEPLARCALETEKHVADRGWDQAPRVFALVETAELLAAEPGLRETMSVTDLVPGAITAIEQEGYARTSSIESLLGRLAWPDTVHGAAVALERVVVPPGAERDLPEDPTEAAEQLAQHPDRQDVRLLVAVHRDGRAICLLRQRAHDSDDRVAMGEDIAPGLVHALRSTLEA; encoded by the coding sequence ATGTCCTTCGTGCCGAACTCGACGCCCGACCAGCCCGCATCCCAGCCCGTGACAGAGCCCCTGGCCCGGTGCGCGCTGGAGACCGAGAAGCATGTCGCCGACCGCGGCTGGGACCAGGCGCCCCGCGTCTTCGCCCTCGTCGAGACCGCCGAGCTGCTCGCCGCCGAGCCCGGCCTGCGCGAGACGATGTCGGTGACCGATCTCGTGCCCGGCGCGATCACCGCGATCGAGCAGGAGGGCTACGCCCGGACGAGCAGCATCGAGAGCCTCCTCGGCCGCCTCGCCTGGCCCGACACCGTGCACGGCGCGGCGGTCGCCCTCGAGCGCGTCGTCGTCCCGCCGGGCGCCGAGCGCGACCTGCCCGAGGACCCCACCGAGGCCGCCGAGCAGCTCGCCCAGCACCCCGACCGCCAGGACGTGCGGCTCCTCGTCGCCGTGCACCGCGACGGCCGCGCCATCTGCCTGCTCCGTCAGCGCGCCCACGACAGCGACGACCGCGTCGCGATGGGTGAGGACATCGCCCCCGGCCTCGTCCACGCGCTCCGCTCGACCCTCGAGGCCTGA
- a CDS encoding zinc-dependent metalloprotease: MTDPVDPTSGNGDELPEEIAAIFRDLTGGAPLPPEIGRQLSAMGLGDADPAQVRAMADQMRAMFNPTATAKGVDLTAATAAATRVAEEAGDPEIGGREAGLAEQAVRIAGMWLDEVTDLEAPALTGVAMSRTAWVEATMPLWARLVEPVSDGISGAIRDSMTAQLSGPDAPNLTALGVPEGTNPLALAGQLAPMIDRMGSAIVTAQTGQAVGALASDTVTGTEVGIPLLTDRVALLPANIAELAEGLDVDIDEVWLHLAVRETARMRLFVDVPWVGPQILAAVEEYARGIAIDTSAVDRAVADLDPSDVGAMQEALSGGLFQPQPSPAQKAALTRLETWLALIEGWVDVVTAKAAGRHLPSTDALAETIRRRRATGGPAERTFAGLVGLELRPRRLRDAANLFAALESAGGPAARDAAWAHPDVAPTSADLDDVIGYVERSTGAKGSEAGSEGTEGASSGIDFDAELAALLEDEAGTGE; this comes from the coding sequence GTGACAGACCCCGTCGACCCCACCAGCGGCAACGGCGACGAGCTGCCCGAGGAGATCGCCGCGATCTTCCGCGACCTCACCGGCGGCGCCCCGCTGCCCCCCGAGATCGGCCGGCAGCTGTCGGCCATGGGCCTCGGCGACGCCGACCCGGCCCAGGTCCGCGCGATGGCCGACCAGATGCGCGCGATGTTCAACCCCACGGCCACGGCGAAGGGGGTGGACCTCACCGCCGCGACGGCGGCGGCGACCCGCGTCGCCGAGGAGGCCGGTGACCCCGAGATCGGCGGGCGCGAGGCCGGCCTCGCCGAGCAGGCCGTCCGGATCGCCGGGATGTGGCTCGACGAGGTGACCGATCTCGAGGCTCCCGCGCTCACCGGCGTCGCCATGTCGCGCACGGCCTGGGTCGAGGCGACGATGCCGCTGTGGGCCCGGCTCGTCGAGCCCGTCTCCGACGGGATCTCCGGCGCGATCCGCGACTCGATGACCGCCCAGCTCAGCGGCCCAGACGCTCCCAATCTCACCGCGCTCGGGGTGCCAGAGGGCACCAACCCGCTCGCGCTCGCGGGCCAGCTCGCCCCGATGATCGACCGCATGGGCAGCGCCATCGTCACCGCTCAGACCGGCCAGGCCGTCGGCGCGCTCGCGTCCGACACGGTCACCGGCACCGAGGTCGGCATCCCGCTGCTCACCGACCGGGTTGCCCTCCTGCCCGCGAACATCGCCGAGCTCGCCGAGGGGCTCGACGTCGACATCGACGAGGTGTGGCTGCACCTCGCCGTCCGGGAGACCGCGCGGATGCGGCTCTTCGTCGACGTGCCCTGGGTCGGCCCGCAGATCCTCGCCGCCGTCGAGGAGTACGCCCGCGGGATCGCCATCGACACCTCCGCCGTCGACCGGGCCGTCGCCGACCTCGACCCGAGCGACGTCGGGGCGATGCAGGAGGCCCTCTCGGGCGGCCTCTTCCAGCCCCAGCCCTCCCCCGCGCAGAAGGCGGCCCTCACCCGGCTCGAGACCTGGCTCGCGCTCATCGAGGGCTGGGTCGACGTCGTCACCGCCAAGGCTGCCGGCCGGCACCTCCCGAGCACGGACGCGCTCGCCGAGACGATCCGGCGGCGCCGGGCGACGGGCGGACCGGCCGAGCGGACCTTCGCCGGGCTCGTCGGGCTCGAGCTGCGGCCTCGTCGGCTGCGTGACGCGGCAAACCTCTTCGCCGCCCTGGAGTCGGCCGGCGGCCCGGCCGCGCGGGACGCGGCCTGGGCGCACCCGGACGTCGCGCCGACCTCGGCGGACCTCGACGACGTCATCGGCTACGTCGAGCGCAGCACGGGGGCGAAGGGGTCCGAGGCGGGGTCGGAGGGGACCGAGGGTGCGTCCTCGGGCATCGACTTCGACGCCGAGCTCGCGGCGCTGCTCGAGGACGAGGCCGGCACGGGTGAGTGA
- a CDS encoding YlbL family protein yields MDPRRADSLAWQIIRVSGVLLVIALLMSVIKVPYAIEAPGPVSDTLGSRGEGESAAQVVTVTGAKSYPTDGNLYFTTVSVNGSPDEHINVWEWIGGHLDDDAIVVPEERVFGTGNSQQEIREINAAEMQGSQKSAIAVALRSTGHEVGQDNVVASIVEDYPADGKLELKDKILAVDGKRQERVSDLVAAISDRGVGDTVELTVDRGGVERQVRLRAEDIGNGRAGIGIGIEPIYDYPVEVRIDAGNVGGPSAGAMFALAIHDVLTPGELTGGKSLAGTGTINDGGAIGPIGGIRQKMVGAREAQAEYFLAPADNCAEVVGHVPEGLTVLEVADFESAVAAVEAAATGDVAGLPSCGTR; encoded by the coding sequence ATGGACCCTCGCCGCGCCGACTCACTCGCGTGGCAGATCATCCGTGTCTCGGGCGTCCTGCTCGTGATCGCCCTGCTCATGTCGGTGATCAAGGTGCCGTACGCGATCGAGGCGCCGGGTCCGGTGAGCGACACCCTCGGCAGCCGGGGCGAAGGGGAGTCCGCGGCTCAGGTGGTGACCGTCACCGGGGCCAAGAGCTACCCGACGGACGGGAACCTCTACTTCACGACGGTGTCGGTCAACGGCAGCCCGGACGAGCACATCAACGTCTGGGAGTGGATCGGCGGGCACCTCGACGACGACGCGATCGTCGTGCCGGAGGAGCGGGTCTTCGGCACCGGGAACTCGCAGCAGGAGATCCGCGAGATCAACGCCGCGGAGATGCAGGGCTCGCAGAAGAGCGCGATCGCCGTCGCCCTGCGCTCCACCGGCCACGAGGTGGGGCAGGACAACGTCGTCGCCTCGATCGTCGAGGACTACCCGGCGGATGGCAAGCTCGAGCTCAAGGACAAGATCCTCGCGGTCGACGGGAAGCGCCAGGAGCGGGTCAGCGACCTCGTCGCGGCGATCTCGGACCGGGGCGTCGGTGACACCGTCGAGCTGACGGTCGACCGGGGCGGGGTGGAGCGCCAGGTCCGCCTTCGTGCCGAGGACATCGGCAACGGCCGCGCGGGCATCGGCATCGGCATCGAGCCGATCTACGACTACCCGGTCGAGGTGCGCATCGACGCAGGCAACGTCGGGGGCCCGAGCGCCGGCGCGATGTTTGCCCTCGCGATCCACGACGTGCTCACCCCCGGCGAGCTGACCGGCGGGAAGTCGCTCGCCGGCACCGGGACGATCAACGACGGCGGCGCCATCGGCCCGATCGGAGGCATCCGGCAGAAGATGGTCGGGGCCCGGGAGGCCCAGGCCGAGTACTTCCTCGCCCCGGCGGACAACTGCGCCGAGGTCGTCGGGCACGTCCCGGAGGGGCTGACGGTGCTCGAGGTGGCCGACTTCGAGTCGGCGGTCGCCGCGGTCGAGGCGGCGGCGACGGGGGACGTGGCCGGCCTGCCGTCCTGCGGGACCCGCTGA